From Engraulis encrasicolus isolate BLACKSEA-1 unplaced genomic scaffold, IST_EnEncr_1.0 scaffold_33_np1212, whole genome shotgun sequence, one genomic window encodes:
- the LOC134443535 gene encoding uncharacterized protein LOC134443535: MKRRAPRQREEIDLKSIEEKAAPINGLLSMAVKRAAKLLVFLSEDDKRKMLLPNGIPESVDQLVDDVREACGLRGNFRIQYQDKDFGDIFVNLTSTTELEDLCTIKVIPLPDDTPPAQTAVNVSCCSDDAVSGSISGDTDDTLILSSPTSGHSSRAGQWPKEFPIPSFSYDTEVQLERGNAAFKAKGTRLTVGPRMKSDILEKLSDQIYMYKAYPNNADVCEVSEALIKKHPCLAEPGSWNGCYGWTQRLKTKMGNLRTHLKGLGCPELAVNSLKTKATADAYPAKNVKRPKRGEANHVPSYPVGETADNLEMERQVLLKEVKKRNNGKIVREKMAKTFALRRQEIVEKQPRVEELQERWPAMFQEDEINAEFLRITTVPLQARFFAGLDKKSSQLLQVLRKKGGAIGEKIRDVLKPLDEGVDLTRRRECILKSLVIYLGEEVGHLIKEYLVVQKEEAEAELQNAAMAIFVLRDDDLSPPQDITLVIDGVEVLNNLVSIASACAMLFGLTYAVNLSYPLELKYTFETFQKIIMDIESRQMSKRVQNLSAKLQD; encoded by the exons ATGAAACGAAGAGCGCCACGCCAACGCGAAGAAATCG ACCTGAAATCAATTGAAGAAAAAGCAGCACCTATTAATGG gCTCTTAAGCATGGCTGTGAAGAGGGCTGCAAAGCTGCTGGTTTTTCTTAGTGAAGATGACAAAAGGAAAATGTTACTGCCAAATGGGATTCCAGAGTCCGTGGACCAGCTTGTTGATGATGTGAGGGAAGCTTGTGGATTAAGGGGAAACTTTAGGATCCAGTACCAGGACAAAGACTTTGGTGACATATTTGTTAATTTAACATCTACTACCGAACTTGAGGATCTGTGTACAATCAAAGTGATCCCTTTGCCTGATGATACACCTCCTGCACAGACAGCCGTCAATGTTAGCTGCTGTAGTGATGATGCCgtttccggttccatttccggcgATACTGATGACACATTAATTCTCTCGTCACCCACCTCTGGTCATTCTTCAAGGGCAGGGCAATGGCCAAAGGAGTTCCCCATTCCAAGCTTCTCCTATGACACTGAAGTCCAATTAGAGAGAGGAAACGCTGCCTTTAAGGCAAAGGGAACAAGATTGACTGTCGGTCCGAGGATGAAGTCAGACATTTTGGAAAAGTTGTCTGATCAAATCTATATGTATAAAGCTTACCCAAACAATGCAGACGTTTGTGAGGTTTCAGAGGCACTGATCAAGAAGCATCCCTGTTTGGCAGAGCCAGGATCCTGGAATGGCTGCTATGGGTGGACACAGAGACTTAAAACCAAGATGGGAAACCTTCGTACCCACCTGAAGGGACTTGGATGTCCTGAGCTAGCAGTCAATTCCCTAAAGACCAAAGCTACAGCTGATGCCTATCCAGCAAAAAATGTGAAGCGACCTAAACGTGGTGAGGCCAACCATGTGCCGTCCTACCCAGTTGGCGAGACTGCAGATAATCTTGAAATGGAGCGACAGGTACTTCTGAAGGAGGTGAAGAAACGGAACAATGGGAAGATCGTACGTGAGAAAATGGCCAAGACATTTGCTCTCCGTCGCCAAGAAATCGTGGAAAAACAGCCCAGGGTGGAAGAACTCCAGGAGCGGTGGCCAGCGATGTTTCAAGAAGATGAG ATCAATGCGGAATTTCTAAGGATCACAACTGTACCACTACAAGCACGGTTCTTTGCTGGTTTGGATAAGAAGAGCAGTCAGCTTCTTCAGGTCCTGAGGAAAAAAGGTGGCGCCATCGGGGAGAAAATCAGAGACGTCCTTAAGCCTTTGGATGAG GGTGTCGACTTGACCAGAAGAAGAGAGTGCATCCTGAAGTCACTTGTGATCTACCTGGGTGAAGAAGTTGGGCATCTGATCAAAGAGTACCTG GTTGTCCAAAAGGAAGAGGCGGAGGCAGAACTTCAAAATGCCGCCATGGCAATCTTTGTTCTCCGTGATGACGATCTTTCCCCTCCACAGGACATCACCCTTGTTATTGATGGTGTTGAAGTACTCAACAACTTGGTCTCCATTGCAtcggcttgtgccatgcttttTGGCCTGACTTACGCAGTCAACCTGAGTTACCCATTGGAACTCAAATATACATTTGAAACATTTCAAAAAATCATCATGGATATTGAAAGTAGGCAAATGTCAAAAAGAGTTCAGAATCTCTCTGCTAAGCTGCAGGACTGA